In the Anastrepha obliqua isolate idAnaObli1 chromosome 1, idAnaObli1_1.0, whole genome shotgun sequence genome, one interval contains:
- the LOC129236248 gene encoding TBC1 domain family member 5 homolog A — MYVRGIEAIKQYMPQDNSQISANIKEERGEELSTTNTMSSAERYREEWENLLKYLDDDPEYIREQAFEGDLKISKFRSIYWSLLLRVLNTDYRSWKEQRVKQRKRYDKLKDEFIKDPHDIDMPDDNPLSQSKESVWNQYFSDQELFAVISQDVIRTFPGVDFFRKKIIQNAMCNILFYYAREHPYMSYRQGMHEILAPILFVLYGDQQSLLHFLEISQHQSELLLNVLDANYLEADSYSIFSRLMSSIESYYRIKNFVQPPNDFVAADGDSGKAFETGVEIISQLNSIREKILAKEDLHLHNYLLKLDIPLHVFGIRWLRLLFGREFALIDLLVFWDAIFADSDHFELPKYILVAMLIRIRDKLLLSDQTTCLTHLMRYPTNVDVNLILRHALHMLTPQKFERPPNIFVYFKTKKQITGTSPKTGVKATLQSLRKLSGTSNNTDSSSKQQSVPVYTRDNFARLEQEIAKLQTRNAADSAAISRLRKDALLEEASAIAEGYSKNSQELLNLELKNAQTIISIARHKLQTYVTTIKDHLPRNSSKELLQAVDGIDETCSFLDVKFMFPIHVARAPIDEALEANEQVNLTKGRWKNHTSGESISMADVGSIIDGATEKELSSVADEVSFAASAVVGVNSYERPEDNVSPTSSCLLGGIREIELLTIAPSECVLEPINASQQNIELNQENDLHNDSSISQNP; from the exons ATGTATGTGAGGGGCATAGAAGCTATAAAGCAATATATGCCTCAAGATAACTCTCAGATTTCTGCAAATATAAAAGAAGAGCGAGGAGAAGAACTAAGTACAACCAACACAATGTCCTCGGCTGAACGGTATAG AGAAGAATGGGAGAATCTGTTGAAATACCTGGATGACGACCCAGAATATATACGTGAACAAGCATTTGAAGgggatttgaaaatttcaaagtttcgcAGTATTTATTGGTCATTATTGCTGCGGGTTTTGAATACAGATTACCGCAGCTGGAAGGAACAACGAGTGAAGCAAAGAAAACg ttaTGACAAACTCAAAGATGAATTTATAAAAGATCCGCATGATATTGATATGCCTGATGATAATCCACTATCGCAATCGAAAGAG AGCGTGTGGAACCAATATTTCAGTGACCAGGAACTATTTGCTGTTATAAGCCAAGATGTTATCCGTACTTTTCCTGGTGTGGACTTCttccgtaaaaaaattatacaaaatgctATG TGTAACATCCTTTTCTATTATGCGCGTGAGCATCCTTACATGAGTTACCGCCAAGGTATGCACGAAATTCTCGCCCCtatattatttgtattatatgGGGATCAGCAGTCACTGctacattttttggaaatatcgcAGCATCAGAG tgaGCTTCTGTTGAACGTGCTTGATGCCAATTATTTAGAAGCTGATTCTTA TTCAATATTCTCGCGGTTGATGTCATCTATTGAGTCTTACTATCGGATAAAGAATTTCGTGCAGCCACCAAATGATTTCGTTGCAGCGGATGGTGAT TCGGGTAAAGCATTTGAGACTGGGGTGGAAATTATAAGTCAGCTGAATTCCATTCGCGAAAAAATTCTTGCCAAAGAAGACTTGCACTTGCATAATTACCTCCTGAAGCTCGATATACCGTTACATGTGTTTggaat ACGATGGCTTCGTCTGCTATTCGGCCGAGAATTCGCACTTAttgatttattggtattttGGGATGCAATTTTCGCTGACAGCGATCATTTCGAGTTGCCAAAATATATTCTAGTGGCAATGTTAATACGAATTCGAGATAAACTGCTCTTAAGTGATCAAACAACTTGCCTTACCCATTTAATGCGTTATCCGACCAACGTGGATGTGAATTTGATTCTACGTCACGCATTGCACATGCTTACGCCGCAAAAATTTGAACGTccaccaaatatttttgtttacttcaaaACGAAGAAGCAAATTACGGGCACATCACCAAAAACGGGAGTGAAAGCAACGTTACAAAGTTTGCGGAAATTAAGTGGTACTTCTAATAACACAGATTCTTCTAGCAAACAGCAAAGTGTGCCAGTTTATACTAGGGATAATTTTGCTAGGTTAGAGCAAGAAATAGCAAAACTACAAACAAGAAATGCTGCGGACTCTGCAGCTATTTCTCGGTTAAGGAAAGACGCGCTTCTCGAAGAGGCAAGCGCCATCGCTGAGggatattcaaaaaat AGTCAAGAACTTTTGAATTTGGAATTGAAGAATGCTCAAACAATAATCTCTATAGCACGACACAAACTTCAAACATATGTAACAACTATTAAGGATCATCTTCCAAGAAACAGCTCAAAAGAGTTATTACAAGCAGTGGATGGTATTGATGAAACTTGCAGTTTTCTCGATGTAAAATTTATGTTTCCAATACATGTGGCCAGAGCTCCAATTGACGAAGCGCTGGAAGCCAATGAACAAGTTAATTTGACAAAAGGCCGTTGGAAAAACCATACCAGTGGAGAAAGTATATCTATGGCGGATGTAGGCTCCATTATAGATGGCGCCACTGAAAAGGAGCTTTCAAGTGTTGCAGATGAAGTCTCATTTGCTGCAAGTGCAGTGGTTGGTGTGAATTCTTACGAGCGACCCGAAGACAATGTCTCACCGACATCGTCTTGTTTGCTTGGTGGCATTCGTGAAATCGAACTGTTAACCATTGCACCGTCCGAATGTGTGCTTGAACCTATCAATGCCAGTCAACAGAATATTGAGTTGAATCAAGAAAATGATCTACACAATGATAGTAGCATATCTCAAAACCCTTGA
- the LOC129236251 gene encoding uncharacterized protein LOC129236251, giving the protein MSDKAVEKVGRPMKYPYTFSAKIAQFPIKHYIQKQWIWKYYFVAFGLCIPVFYKISKLANSPENKKKWAESQAKEAAEHH; this is encoded by the exons ATGTCTGACAAAGCCGTTGAAAAAGTTGGACGCCCTATGAAGTATCCATATACTTTCAGTGCGAAAATCGCTCAATTCCCAATAAAGCACTACATTCAGAAACAGTGGATCTGGAAATATTATTTCGTTGCCTTTGGTCTCTGCATTCCCGTCTTCTACAAAATCAGCAAATTGG cgAACTCAcctgaaaacaaaaagaagtgggCCGAGAGCCAAGCAAAGGAAGCTGCCGAACAtcattaa